A region of Carassius auratus strain Wakin chromosome 11, ASM336829v1, whole genome shotgun sequence DNA encodes the following proteins:
- the LOC113110971 gene encoding polypyrimidine tract-binding protein 1-like isoform X1 yields MDGRLETELYPLGSSYAELDVVHDIAVGTKRGSDELFSCVSSGPYIMTSAANGNDSKKFKGDIRSPSVPSRVIHVRKLPNDINEAEVISLGLPFGKVTNLLMLKGKNQAFLEMNTEEAAQTMVTYYSSVTPVIRNHPIFMQYSNHKELKTDNSPNQVRAQAALQAVNAVQTGGMTLSAVDPSGLTGPSPVLRVIVENLFYPVTLDVLHQIFSKFGTVLKVITFTKNNQFQALLQFVDGLTAQHAKLALDGQNIYNGCCTLRTSFSKLTSLNVKYNNDKSRDYTRPDLPTGDSHPTIEHHAMAAAFASPGIISASPYAAAHAFPPAFTIQQAAGLTIPGVPGAFASLAMPGSAAAAAAASRLGFPVFPGTHCVMLVSNLNPERVTPHCLFILFGVYGDVLRVKIMFNKKENALIQMSDGTQAQLAMSHLNGQKLYGRPLRITLSKHTTVQMPREGHEDQGLTKDYSSSPLHRFKKPGSKNYSNIFPPSSTLHLSNIPPLVVEDDLKMLFATSGALVKNFKFFQKDRKMALIQMGSVEEAIESLIQFHNHDLGENHHLRVSFSKSII; encoded by the exons ATGGACGG CCGCCTAGAGACTGAACTGTATCCTTTGGGATCGAGTTACGCAGAATTAGA CGTCGTTCACGATATTGCAGTTGGAACAaag agaGGATCTGACGAGCTGTTCTCCTGTGTTTCCAGCGGGCCCTATATCATGACCTCAGCAG CCAACGGCAACGACAGCAAGAAGTTTAAAGGTGACATCAGAAGTCCTAGCGTCCCGTCCAGAGTTATACATGTCCGCAAGCTACCCAATGACATCAACGAAGCGGAGGTCATCTCCCTCGGCCTTCCCTTTGGCAAAGTCACCAATCTGCTCATGCTGAAGGGAAAGAACCAG GCTTTTTTGGAAATGAATACTGAAGAAGCAGCCCAGACGATGGTTACTTACTACTCCTCCGTAACGCCCGTCATCAGGAATCATCCCATCTTCATGCAGTACTCAAACCACAAAGAGCTAAAAACAGACAACTCACCGAACCAAGTG agggCACAGGCAGCACTGCAGGCAGTGAATGCTGTCCAGACAGGTGGCATGACTCTAAGTGCTGTTGACCCATCTGGTTTGACTGGACCCAGCCCTGTCCTGAGGGTCATCGTTGAAAACCTCTTCTACCCCGTGACCCTAGATGTCCTGCACCAG ATCTTCTCGAAGTTTGGCACTGTGCTGAAAGTGAtcactttcacaaaaaacaaCCAATTTCAAGCCCTCCTCCAGTTTGTTGATGGCCTGACGGCACAACATGCCAAGCTG GCTCTAGATGGACAGAACATCTACAATGGCTGCTGTACCTTGCGTACCAGCTTTTCCAAACTTACCAGTTTAAACGTCAAATATAATAACGACAAGAGCCGTGACTACACTCGCCCGGACCTGCCAACTGGGGACAGCCATCCCACTATTGAACATCATGCTATGGCTGCTGCTTTCG CTTCTCCCGGGATCATCTCTGCCTCACCATACGCAGCAGCGCATGCCTTCCCTCCGGCTTTTACTATCCAGCAGGCTGCAG GGTTGACAATACCTGGGGTTCCCGGAGCCTTCGCCTCGCTGGCCATGCCAGGGTCAGCGGCGGCCGCTGCGGCTGCGAGCAGACTGGGCTTCCCCGTCTTCCCCGGCACCCATTGCGTCATGCTGGTCAGCAACCTGAACCCTGAG AGAGTTACGCCCCACTGCCTCTTTATTCTCTTCG GTGTATATGGGGATGTATTGAGAGTTAAAATCATGTTCAATAAGAAGGAGAACGCTCTCATACAGATGTCTGATGGGACACAGGCTCAGCTTG CAATGAGCCATCTAAACGGGCAGAAGTTGTACGGCAGACCGCTGCGCATCACGCTGTCCAAACACACGACTGTCCAGATGCCACGAGAGGGACATGAGGACCAGGGTCTCACCAAAGACTACAGCAGCTCTCCTCTCCATCGCTTCAAGAAGCCAGGCTCCAAAAACTACTCCAACATCTTTCCTCCCTCGTCTACCCTGCACCTGTCGAACATCCC GCCCTTGGTTGTTGAAGATGACCTCAAGATGCTCTTTGCTACCAGTGGTGCTCTTGTCAAGAACTTCAAGTTCTTTCA GAAGGATCGCAAGATGGCTCTGATTCAGATGGGTTCAGTGGAGGAAGCGATCGAGTCCCTCATCCAGTTCCACAACCATGATCTCGGAGAAAACCACCATCTTAGGGTTTCTTTCTCCAAGTCCATCATTTGA
- the LOC113110971 gene encoding polypyrimidine tract-binding protein 1-like isoform X2, translating into MDGVVHDIAVGTKRGSDELFSCVSSGPYIMTSAANGNDSKKFKGDIRSPSVPSRVIHVRKLPNDINEAEVISLGLPFGKVTNLLMLKGKNQAFLEMNTEEAAQTMVTYYSSVTPVIRNHPIFMQYSNHKELKTDNSPNQVRAQAALQAVNAVQTGGMTLSAVDPSGLTGPSPVLRVIVENLFYPVTLDVLHQIFSKFGTVLKVITFTKNNQFQALLQFVDGLTAQHAKLALDGQNIYNGCCTLRTSFSKLTSLNVKYNNDKSRDYTRPDLPTGDSHPTIEHHAMAAAFASPGIISASPYAAAHAFPPAFTIQQAAGLTIPGVPGAFASLAMPGSAAAAAAASRLGFPVFPGTHCVMLVSNLNPERVTPHCLFILFGVYGDVLRVKIMFNKKENALIQMSDGTQAQLAMSHLNGQKLYGRPLRITLSKHTTVQMPREGHEDQGLTKDYSSSPLHRFKKPGSKNYSNIFPPSSTLHLSNIPPLVVEDDLKMLFATSGALVKNFKFFQKDRKMALIQMGSVEEAIESLIQFHNHDLGENHHLRVSFSKSII; encoded by the exons ATGGACGG CGTCGTTCACGATATTGCAGTTGGAACAaag agaGGATCTGACGAGCTGTTCTCCTGTGTTTCCAGCGGGCCCTATATCATGACCTCAGCAG CCAACGGCAACGACAGCAAGAAGTTTAAAGGTGACATCAGAAGTCCTAGCGTCCCGTCCAGAGTTATACATGTCCGCAAGCTACCCAATGACATCAACGAAGCGGAGGTCATCTCCCTCGGCCTTCCCTTTGGCAAAGTCACCAATCTGCTCATGCTGAAGGGAAAGAACCAG GCTTTTTTGGAAATGAATACTGAAGAAGCAGCCCAGACGATGGTTACTTACTACTCCTCCGTAACGCCCGTCATCAGGAATCATCCCATCTTCATGCAGTACTCAAACCACAAAGAGCTAAAAACAGACAACTCACCGAACCAAGTG agggCACAGGCAGCACTGCAGGCAGTGAATGCTGTCCAGACAGGTGGCATGACTCTAAGTGCTGTTGACCCATCTGGTTTGACTGGACCCAGCCCTGTCCTGAGGGTCATCGTTGAAAACCTCTTCTACCCCGTGACCCTAGATGTCCTGCACCAG ATCTTCTCGAAGTTTGGCACTGTGCTGAAAGTGAtcactttcacaaaaaacaaCCAATTTCAAGCCCTCCTCCAGTTTGTTGATGGCCTGACGGCACAACATGCCAAGCTG GCTCTAGATGGACAGAACATCTACAATGGCTGCTGTACCTTGCGTACCAGCTTTTCCAAACTTACCAGTTTAAACGTCAAATATAATAACGACAAGAGCCGTGACTACACTCGCCCGGACCTGCCAACTGGGGACAGCCATCCCACTATTGAACATCATGCTATGGCTGCTGCTTTCG CTTCTCCCGGGATCATCTCTGCCTCACCATACGCAGCAGCGCATGCCTTCCCTCCGGCTTTTACTATCCAGCAGGCTGCAG GGTTGACAATACCTGGGGTTCCCGGAGCCTTCGCCTCGCTGGCCATGCCAGGGTCAGCGGCGGCCGCTGCGGCTGCGAGCAGACTGGGCTTCCCCGTCTTCCCCGGCACCCATTGCGTCATGCTGGTCAGCAACCTGAACCCTGAG AGAGTTACGCCCCACTGCCTCTTTATTCTCTTCG GTGTATATGGGGATGTATTGAGAGTTAAAATCATGTTCAATAAGAAGGAGAACGCTCTCATACAGATGTCTGATGGGACACAGGCTCAGCTTG CAATGAGCCATCTAAACGGGCAGAAGTTGTACGGCAGACCGCTGCGCATCACGCTGTCCAAACACACGACTGTCCAGATGCCACGAGAGGGACATGAGGACCAGGGTCTCACCAAAGACTACAGCAGCTCTCCTCTCCATCGCTTCAAGAAGCCAGGCTCCAAAAACTACTCCAACATCTTTCCTCCCTCGTCTACCCTGCACCTGTCGAACATCCC GCCCTTGGTTGTTGAAGATGACCTCAAGATGCTCTTTGCTACCAGTGGTGCTCTTGTCAAGAACTTCAAGTTCTTTCA GAAGGATCGCAAGATGGCTCTGATTCAGATGGGTTCAGTGGAGGAAGCGATCGAGTCCCTCATCCAGTTCCACAACCATGATCTCGGAGAAAACCACCATCTTAGGGTTTCTTTCTCCAAGTCCATCATTTGA